From Candidatus Culexarchaeum yellowstonense:
GGAATAATGGATGTATACCTTGAAAACAAGGATGTTTTGGAAGAAGCTGATGAAGAGTGGTATAAGAGCATAGTAATGGCAAATGGCAAACAGAACATACTACTCGTAGCATGCTTAAATGATAAAGTAGTGGGATTCCTACACCTATACTATGGTGGGGGAAAAGGGTACATTGAAGCAATAGCAGTTAAGGAGGAGTATAGGGGGGTTGGAATTGGTGGAAAACTACTAAATGAAGCTGAAAGGATACTTAAGAGGAGAGGGATAAGTAAAGTTAGATTAAACGTAAAACACAACAACTTGAAAGCTCTAGCATTCTACATTAGGAATGGATACAGCATAGATGGAGTCACAATGATTATGAAATGGGAACCGAGAGGAAACACTTCAACTAATGGCGATGTGAAGTTAATCAAATTGACAGGGGATGATTTAAGGAGGATTGATGGTTTAACATCAACATGGTGGAGTACAGTTACTGAGAGAGCTGATAGGGAAATATACAAGTATTATAGGGGTGAAGTGGCCTACGGAATATACATGGAAGAAAGGTTCTGTGGTGTAGTTGAATTTGAACCTGAAGAAACATTATACATAGATTACCTATCAGTATCACATAGCAACCCACAACAA
This genomic window contains:
- a CDS encoding GNAT family N-acetyltransferase encodes the protein MDVYLENKDVLEEADEEWYKSIVMANGKQNILLVACLNDKVVGFLHLYYGGGKGYIEAIAVKEEYRGVGIGGKLLNEAERILKRRGISKVRLNVKHNNLKALAFYIRNGYSIDGVTMIMKWEPRGNTSTNGDVKLIKLTGDDLRRIDGLTSTWWSTVTERADREIYKYYRGEVAYGIYMEERFCGVVEFEPEETLYIDYLSVSHSNPQQALRNIIEGLKTYAMENGIREVVIPVDSTKKLFIQTMVEEGFRVYDVEYRFYKDLD